In Paraconexibacter algicola, the following proteins share a genomic window:
- the trxB gene encoding thioredoxin-disulfide reductase codes for MADIENVIIIGSGPAGYTAALYTARANLEPLVIEGFAWGGLLQQTTEVENYPGFRDGIDGPALMQTMRDQAERFGTRFVTDLAEEVRFAQEPGGIHVVKVGDDEHRARTVILAMGAEHKKLGVPGEEELSGQGISYCATCDAAFFRDKPIVIVGGGDSAMEEAMFLAKFGSKVTVVHRRDEFRASKIMLDRARQIENIEWRTPYHVDAFLEGDGPFERIARLKHAETGEIEELPMGGAFIAIGHEPQSELVRGQIDVDDEGYVKVEGRSTRTNRPGVFGAGDLVDHTYRQAITAAGSGCQAALDAEWYLRDTPQVETPAALAQAGDDLAEAQWSAPAQ; via the coding sequence ATGGCGGACATCGAGAACGTGATCATCATCGGCAGCGGCCCGGCGGGCTACACCGCGGCGCTCTACACGGCGCGCGCGAACCTCGAGCCGCTCGTCATCGAGGGGTTCGCCTGGGGCGGCCTGCTGCAGCAGACCACCGAGGTCGAGAACTACCCCGGCTTCCGCGACGGCATCGACGGCCCCGCGCTGATGCAGACGATGCGCGACCAGGCCGAGCGGTTCGGCACCCGCTTCGTGACCGATCTCGCCGAGGAGGTCCGGTTCGCGCAGGAGCCCGGCGGCATCCACGTCGTGAAGGTCGGCGACGACGAGCACCGTGCGCGCACCGTCATCCTCGCGATGGGCGCGGAGCACAAGAAGCTCGGCGTGCCGGGGGAGGAGGAGCTCTCCGGCCAGGGGATCTCCTACTGCGCCACCTGCGACGCCGCGTTCTTCCGCGACAAGCCGATCGTGATCGTCGGCGGTGGCGACTCCGCGATGGAGGAGGCGATGTTCCTCGCGAAGTTCGGCTCGAAGGTCACCGTCGTGCACCGGCGTGACGAGTTCCGCGCCTCGAAGATCATGCTCGACCGCGCCCGCCAGATCGAGAACATCGAGTGGCGCACGCCGTACCACGTCGACGCGTTCCTCGAGGGGGACGGACCGTTCGAGCGGATCGCGCGGCTCAAGCACGCCGAGACCGGCGAGATCGAGGAGCTCCCGATGGGCGGCGCGTTCATCGCGATCGGCCACGAGCCCCAGTCCGAGCTCGTCCGCGGGCAGATCGACGTCGACGACGAGGGCTACGTGAAGGTCGAGGGCCGCTCGACCCGCACGAACCGGCCCGGCGTGTTCGGCGCCGGCGACCTCGTCGACCACACCTACCGGCAGGCGATCACCGCGGCCGGCAGCGGCTGCCAGGCGGCGCTGGACGCCGAGTGGTACCTCCGCGACACCCCGCAGGTCGAGACGCCGGCCGCGCTCGCGCAGGCCGGGGACGACCTCGCCGAGGCACAGTGGAGCGCTCCCGCCCAGTGA
- a CDS encoding methylated-DNA--[protein]-cysteine S-methyltransferase: MTPEDLPLPAADPDAVAAATARFVASAAADVDVAYDVFETPVGELVAAMTPSGLVRVAYSDWNGGPDAVVEDLARRLSPRVLAAPARLDPLRRELEEYFDGHRTAFAVPLDWTLVVAFGRRVLRATAAIPFGQTSTYGRVAAAAGNPKAARATGNALGQNPIPIVVPCHRVLAAGGLGGYTGGTERKELLLGVEGALPPRLPG; encoded by the coding sequence ATGACCCCCGAGGACCTGCCGCTGCCCGCCGCCGACCCGGACGCCGTCGCCGCGGCGACCGCGCGGTTCGTCGCGTCCGCGGCGGCCGACGTGGACGTGGCCTACGACGTGTTCGAGACCCCGGTCGGCGAGCTCGTCGCGGCGATGACCCCGAGCGGCCTCGTGCGGGTCGCCTACAGCGACTGGAACGGCGGTCCCGACGCGGTCGTCGAGGACCTCGCGCGCCGGCTGTCACCCCGGGTGCTCGCGGCGCCGGCCCGTCTCGATCCGCTGCGCCGCGAGCTGGAGGAGTACTTCGACGGCCACCGGACCGCGTTCGCGGTCCCGCTGGACTGGACGCTCGTGGTCGCGTTCGGTCGCCGGGTGCTGCGGGCCACGGCGGCGATCCCGTTCGGGCAGACCTCGACCTACGGGCGGGTCGCCGCGGCGGCCGGCAACCCGAAGGCGGCCCGGGCGACCGGGAACGCCCTGGGTCAGAACCCGATCCCGATCGTCGTCCCGTGCCACCGCGTCCTGGCCGCGGGCGGCCTGGGCGGCTACACGGGCGGCACGGAGCGCAAGGAGCTGCTGCTCGGCGTCGAGGGCGCGCTGCCCCCGCGGCTGCCGGGGTGA
- a CDS encoding acyl-CoA dehydrogenase family protein, with the protein MDFDLSDEQLLVRDTAREFAEREVAPRARDNSRNEHFDHELVAKIAAQGYLGAIVPREYGGAGLDYVTYGLVVENVGRACSAMRTVISVQTSLVCSVIVTFGTEEQKHALLPRLCSGEILGCFALTEPDTGSDAANQKTRATRVDGGWRLNGSKMWISNGNVAKLALVFAQTDPSLGHKGLACFLVDTDQDGFVPSPIHGKMGMHAADTASIALDDCFVPDDMVLGEVGQGFKIAMTSLDSGRYSVAAGCVGICQGSLEESVKYAQERRQFDRPIASFQLVQAMIAEMRVKTDAARMLTLRAGWLKDQGRPNTTETSIAKLFATEAAVWCANEAIQVHGGAGYVDDHPVERYFRDSRVTTLYEGTSQIQKLIIGRAETGINALVPS; encoded by the coding sequence ATGGACTTCGACCTCTCCGACGAGCAGCTGCTCGTCCGCGACACCGCCCGGGAGTTCGCCGAGCGGGAGGTCGCGCCGCGGGCCCGGGACAACTCCCGCAACGAGCACTTCGACCACGAGCTCGTCGCGAAGATCGCCGCGCAGGGCTACCTCGGCGCGATCGTCCCCCGCGAGTACGGCGGGGCGGGCCTGGACTACGTCACCTACGGGCTGGTCGTCGAGAACGTCGGGCGCGCCTGCAGCGCGATGCGCACGGTCATCAGCGTCCAGACGTCGCTGGTCTGCTCGGTCATCGTGACGTTCGGCACCGAGGAGCAGAAGCACGCCCTGCTGCCGCGGCTGTGCAGCGGCGAGATCCTCGGCTGCTTCGCGCTGACCGAGCCCGACACCGGCTCCGACGCCGCGAACCAGAAGACCCGCGCGACGAGGGTCGACGGCGGCTGGCGGCTCAACGGGTCGAAGATGTGGATCTCCAACGGGAACGTCGCGAAGCTCGCGCTCGTCTTCGCCCAGACCGATCCGTCGCTCGGCCACAAGGGCCTCGCCTGCTTCCTCGTCGACACCGACCAGGACGGCTTCGTCCCCTCCCCCATCCACGGGAAGATGGGGATGCACGCCGCCGACACCGCGTCGATCGCGCTCGACGACTGCTTCGTGCCCGACGACATGGTCCTCGGCGAGGTCGGGCAGGGCTTCAAGATCGCGATGACCTCGCTGGACTCGGGCCGCTACTCGGTCGCCGCGGGCTGCGTCGGCATCTGCCAGGGGTCCCTGGAGGAGTCCGTGAAGTACGCGCAGGAGCGCCGCCAGTTCGACCGGCCGATCGCGTCGTTCCAGCTCGTGCAGGCGATGATCGCCGAGATGCGCGTGAAGACCGACGCCGCCCGCATGCTCACGCTGCGCGCGGGCTGGCTGAAGGACCAGGGCCGCCCCAACACGACGGAGACGTCGATCGCCAAGCTCTTCGCCACCGAGGCCGCGGTCTGGTGCGCGAACGAGGCCATCCAGGTCCACGGGGGCGCCGGCTACGTCGACGACCACCCCGTGGAGCGCTACTTCCGGGACAGTCGCGTGACCACGCTCTACGAGGGCACCTCCCAGATCCAGAAGCTCATCATCGGCCGCGCGGAGACGGGCATCAACGCCCTGGTGCCGTCGTGA
- a CDS encoding 3-hydroxyacyl-CoA dehydrogenase NAD-binding domain-containing protein gives MSAFAPIGVVGAGTMGAGIAEAAARNGVPAILHDPIPEALEQGLARIAKSVARSVEKGRIDATEGDAIVARVTGAGEIGGLAPCPLIIEAAPERLELKHAIFAQLSAVAPDAVLASNTSSIPITAIAPAAARPELVVGMHFFNPPPVMRLLEVIAGIDSAPEALALARAAGEALGKHVIDAADVPGFVVNRCNRPFLLEALKLLQERITDVETIDRICRVEGGFRMGPFELADLVGIDVGFEVAKSFQELSFGEPRWQPSPLAARMVAAGLHGRKTGRGWYRYDDGPHRPQDAAAGEITGPSPGASDLVVIAGDLAIAHDLAALANHAGWRVAGPGESDEVPFLCLDCAADPDEEVLQGAPRAILCAGTSLVAADEGGNAVGFHALPPLLDADGRGLVELTRGRDTAPAVAQAAEAFFASLGLHVAWVGDAPGLVLGRIVCQLVNEAAFALGEGVASADDIDAGMELGVNHPRGPLAWGDHIGLDHVLGVIAGLHAETGEERYRPAPLLRRLVLEGRLGEATGEGFRVHDEAHDADGHVHDEHCGHEH, from the coding sequence GTGAGCGCCTTCGCCCCCATCGGCGTCGTCGGCGCGGGCACCATGGGTGCCGGCATCGCCGAGGCCGCCGCCCGCAACGGCGTCCCGGCGATCCTGCACGACCCGATTCCGGAGGCGCTCGAGCAGGGCCTCGCGCGGATCGCGAAGAGCGTCGCGCGGTCCGTCGAGAAGGGCCGCATCGACGCCACCGAGGGCGACGCGATCGTCGCCCGCGTCACGGGCGCCGGCGAGATCGGCGGGCTCGCCCCCTGCCCGCTGATCATCGAGGCCGCCCCGGAGCGCCTGGAGCTCAAGCACGCGATCTTCGCGCAGCTCTCCGCGGTCGCCCCGGACGCGGTCCTGGCCTCCAACACGTCCTCGATCCCGATCACCGCGATCGCCCCGGCCGCCGCACGGCCCGAGCTCGTCGTCGGGATGCACTTCTTCAACCCGCCGCCGGTCATGCGGCTGCTGGAGGTGATCGCGGGGATCGACTCCGCGCCCGAGGCGCTCGCGCTGGCGCGGGCGGCGGGCGAGGCGCTCGGCAAGCACGTGATCGACGCCGCCGACGTCCCCGGGTTCGTCGTGAACCGCTGCAACCGCCCGTTCCTGCTCGAGGCGTTGAAGCTCCTGCAGGAGCGGATCACCGACGTCGAGACGATCGACCGCATCTGCCGCGTCGAGGGCGGCTTCCGGATGGGGCCGTTCGAGCTCGCCGACCTGGTCGGCATCGACGTCGGCTTCGAGGTCGCGAAGTCGTTCCAGGAGCTGAGCTTCGGGGAGCCGCGCTGGCAGCCATCCCCGCTCGCGGCGCGCATGGTCGCCGCGGGCCTGCACGGCCGCAAGACCGGGCGCGGCTGGTACCGCTACGACGACGGCCCGCACCGCCCGCAGGACGCGGCGGCCGGCGAGATCACCGGCCCGTCGCCGGGAGCGAGCGACCTCGTGGTCATCGCCGGGGATCTCGCGATCGCCCACGACCTCGCGGCGCTGGCGAACCACGCCGGCTGGCGGGTCGCTGGCCCGGGCGAGAGCGACGAGGTGCCGTTCCTGTGCCTGGACTGCGCCGCCGACCCCGACGAGGAGGTCCTCCAGGGGGCGCCGCGCGCGATCCTCTGCGCGGGCACGTCCCTGGTCGCCGCCGACGAGGGCGGCAACGCCGTCGGGTTCCACGCGCTGCCGCCGCTGCTGGACGCCGACGGGCGCGGGCTCGTCGAGCTGACCCGGGGCCGCGACACCGCCCCCGCGGTCGCGCAGGCCGCCGAGGCGTTCTTTGCGTCCCTGGGCCTGCACGTCGCCTGGGTCGGGGACGCCCCCGGTCTGGTGCTCGGGCGGATCGTCTGCCAGCTCGTCAACGAGGCGGCGTTCGCGCTCGGCGAGGGCGTCGCGAGCGCCGACGACATCGACGCGGGCATGGAGCTCGGCGTCAACCACCCGCGCGGGCCGCTGGCGTGGGGCGACCACATCGGCCTCGACCACGTCCTCGGGGTGATCGCCGGCCTGCACGCCGAGACCGGCGAGGAGCGCTACCGCCCCGCCCCGCTGCTGCGACGCCTGGTGCTCGAGGGCCGCCTGGGCGAGGCGACGGGCGAGGGCTTCCGCGTGCACGACGAGGCCCACGACGCGGACGGTCACGTCCACGACGAGCACTGCGGCCACGAGCACTGA
- a CDS encoding AMP-binding protein — protein sequence MAQPRPGTLEALAAAAPDQVVLREHGSGRTRTRAAWDEQAGALAAVLADRHGVGHGARVAILLARPRLELLDLVLALAKLGAVPVLLPPGADPAPADPAVVFAAAGDGPPTGALTLEEDLPALVAGAPAGTRPLSGFRTAPRTVLATAGMPTRLLERDDTHTDATALATVAGDLLVRAGHRQGRGHLLAAAPWLPATLLHANVAALAGGELTIVPSGRPQDWLDALGTHEPGTAVLTPADLAAILALPAATLEAADTTALDALLVAGDHLPLPHRLAAADLLGEESVAPLYATAELGPVALLHREALTADPGTAGLPLQGVEVTVRGPDGTAVGRGTVGRIDARSPLRADPADATSGDLGLRDEDGRLVVLGRRWDGWTDDDGRPVGPLRAQDAALGDPAVAAAVATADALLVQAAPDATPDPGALADRVRATCGADAARDLEVRVVARLARDPLGRPVSA from the coding sequence ATGGCCCAGCCGCGCCCCGGCACCCTCGAGGCCCTCGCGGCCGCCGCCCCCGACCAGGTCGTCCTGCGCGAGCACGGCTCGGGCCGCACCCGCACCCGCGCGGCGTGGGACGAGCAGGCGGGCGCCCTCGCCGCCGTGCTCGCCGACCGTCACGGGGTCGGCCACGGAGCCCGCGTCGCGATCCTGCTCGCGCGCCCGCGGCTGGAGCTGCTCGACCTCGTCCTCGCGCTCGCGAAGCTCGGCGCGGTGCCGGTCCTGCTGCCGCCGGGTGCCGACCCCGCGCCCGCCGACCCGGCGGTGGTCTTCGCCGCGGCCGGCGACGGGCCGCCCACCGGCGCCCTCACGCTCGAGGAGGACCTCCCCGCGCTCGTCGCCGGCGCCCCCGCGGGGACGCGGCCGCTCAGCGGCTTCCGCACCGCCCCGCGGACGGTGCTCGCCACCGCGGGCATGCCGACCCGGCTGCTGGAGCGCGACGACACCCACACCGACGCGACTGCCCTGGCCACCGTCGCCGGGGATCTGCTCGTGCGGGCGGGGCACCGGCAGGGCCGCGGCCACCTGCTCGCCGCCGCGCCCTGGCTTCCGGCCACGCTGCTGCACGCGAACGTCGCCGCGCTCGCCGGCGGCGAGCTGACGATCGTGCCGTCGGGGCGCCCGCAGGACTGGCTCGACGCCCTCGGGACCCACGAGCCCGGGACCGCCGTGCTGACGCCCGCCGACCTCGCGGCGATCCTCGCGCTCCCGGCCGCGACGCTCGAGGCGGCCGACACCACGGCGCTCGACGCGCTGCTCGTCGCCGGGGACCACCTGCCGCTCCCCCACCGGCTCGCCGCGGCCGATCTGCTCGGCGAGGAGTCGGTCGCCCCCCTCTACGCGACCGCGGAGCTCGGCCCCGTCGCCCTGCTGCACCGCGAGGCGCTCACGGCCGACCCGGGCACCGCGGGCCTCCCGCTGCAGGGCGTCGAGGTGACCGTGCGCGGGCCGGACGGCACCGCGGTCGGCCGCGGGACGGTCGGCCGGATCGACGCCCGCTCACCGCTGCGCGCGGACCCCGCCGACGCGACGAGCGGCGACCTCGGGCTCCGGGACGAGGACGGGCGGCTCGTGGTCCTCGGCCGTCGCTGGGACGGCTGGACCGACGACGACGGCCGTCCCGTGGGGCCGCTGCGGGCGCAGGACGCCGCCCTCGGCGACCCGGCCGTCGCCGCAGCGGTCGCCACCGCGGACGCGCTGCTGGTGCAGGCCGCCCCGGACGCCACGCCGGACCCGGGCGCGCTCGCCGACCGCGTCCGGGCCACCTGCGGGGCCGACGCGGCCCGTGACCTCGAGGTCCGCGTCGTGGCCCGGCTGGCGCGCGACCCGCTGGGTCGCCCGGTGAGCGCCTAG
- a CDS encoding alpha/beta hydrolase: MHTVRTPRRTRLALGVLAALSALGTTAAPALAQLPDPMVRGSLGVETKNPYTLGTVTLQEPNAGGGATTGAAAAATLQVRGTAYLPKDKPGPAPVIVLVHGNHTQCDSGTSPNCTAFKRNDLGYGYLGENLASWGYAVFSVDQDQMMAFQDGLARGMHQRRLLIAATLDALYKANQEPLPEGPNSNVGADLVGRLDFSRIGLMGHSRGGDAVTSFIDYNRSRPSPGRRYPLRAVISLAGTDYERRAPYGVPYLAHLPLCDGDVSNLHAARNFERGQYIFPGDPFPRVQFAIHGTNHNWYNSVWDFDGEDSNTGDQACTITAPTTSPNHVRLSRGTYDSANRGSGDPARMGDQARIGLATMSSFFRRYVGGEVDFEPFITGETQEDGTTPVVPASACPQGGTTNATSGGTRIPCVERMLTSYFPGAGERRDVLDPDPDDPLTVSAVGTSITASGFANPYVSGGGVTPQPATTATGIDWCNPDPKNFSDTALGGPTPNLPQGDKPCPVPAIGALGGQSGMRENSPVNNSYGLQLAVAWDNPLGTGGAPATLATRIPQAAGDVRGFKALALAAAVNFFDPRNPDRTLGDGAALWNPAASTQDFTIALTDAAGRTATVSAADPRFGNALHPTVGSTTSKVHILLNEIRVPLSVFAGQGLDLGAVRRLELRFGEAGKPATGSIQLADVRFQEATTGSPVFAETTRNGPASGPTRGPDPMAIIDATQRVSTAVAGDVIGLFGATTVRTGAACTDRVAPSLALGRIAVTGGRLTLRGTARDRGCRSTAPRTVLVSLTRAAGAGRCRFVTPSGRLSRVLPCGLASSFVATGTRSFRLKLARRLGAGRYTVTVRALDAAGNVAARTARVTVR; the protein is encoded by the coding sequence TTGCACACCGTCCGCACCCCCCGTCGCACCCGTCTCGCCCTCGGCGTCCTCGCCGCGCTCAGCGCGCTCGGCACCACGGCCGCCCCCGCCCTCGCGCAACTGCCCGACCCCATGGTCCGCGGGTCGCTCGGCGTGGAGACGAAGAACCCCTACACGCTCGGAACCGTCACGCTGCAGGAGCCCAACGCCGGTGGTGGCGCCACGACCGGCGCGGCCGCCGCGGCGACGCTCCAGGTGCGCGGGACCGCCTACCTCCCGAAGGACAAGCCCGGCCCCGCCCCGGTCATCGTCCTCGTGCACGGCAACCACACCCAGTGCGACTCGGGGACCTCGCCGAACTGCACGGCGTTCAAGCGCAACGACCTCGGCTACGGCTACCTCGGCGAGAACCTCGCCAGCTGGGGCTACGCGGTCTTCTCCGTCGACCAGGACCAGATGATGGCCTTCCAGGACGGCCTCGCGCGCGGCATGCACCAGCGCCGCCTGCTGATCGCCGCGACCCTCGACGCGCTCTACAAGGCCAACCAGGAGCCGCTCCCGGAGGGCCCCAACAGCAACGTGGGCGCCGACCTCGTCGGCCGCCTCGACTTCTCGCGCATCGGCCTGATGGGCCACTCCCGCGGCGGTGACGCGGTCACGAGCTTCATCGACTACAACCGCAGCCGTCCCTCCCCCGGCCGCCGCTACCCGCTGCGCGCCGTGATCTCGCTCGCCGGCACCGACTACGAGCGGCGCGCACCGTACGGCGTGCCGTACCTCGCGCACCTGCCGCTGTGCGACGGCGACGTGTCGAACCTGCACGCCGCACGCAACTTCGAGCGGGGCCAGTACATCTTCCCCGGGGACCCCTTCCCGCGCGTCCAGTTCGCCATCCACGGCACGAACCACAACTGGTACAACAGCGTCTGGGACTTCGACGGCGAGGACTCCAACACCGGCGACCAGGCCTGCACGATCACGGCCCCGACCACCTCGCCCAACCACGTCCGTCTCTCGCGCGGCACCTACGACTCCGCCAACCGCGGTTCCGGTGACCCGGCCCGCATGGGCGACCAGGCCCGGATCGGCCTCGCGACGATGTCGAGCTTCTTCCGCCGCTACGTCGGCGGCGAGGTCGACTTCGAGCCGTTCATCACCGGTGAGACGCAGGAGGACGGCACCACGCCGGTCGTCCCCGCGAGCGCCTGCCCGCAGGGCGGGACGACCAACGCCACGTCGGGTGGCACGCGCATCCCGTGCGTCGAGCGGATGCTCACGAGCTACTTCCCGGGCGCCGGCGAGCGCCGGGACGTGCTCGACCCGGACCCCGACGACCCGCTGACGGTGAGCGCCGTCGGCACGTCGATCACCGCGTCCGGGTTCGCGAACCCGTACGTCAGCGGTGGCGGCGTGACCCCGCAGCCGGCGACGACCGCCACCGGCATCGACTGGTGCAACCCCGACCCGAAGAACTTCTCCGACACCGCGCTGGGCGGCCCGACGCCGAACCTGCCGCAGGGCGACAAGCCGTGCCCGGTCCCGGCGATCGGCGCCCTCGGCGGGCAGAGCGGCATGCGCGAGAACTCGCCGGTGAACAACTCCTACGGCCTGCAGCTGGCCGTGGCGTGGGACAACCCGCTGGGCACCGGCGGCGCACCGGCGACGCTCGCCACGCGGATCCCGCAGGCCGCCGGCGACGTCCGGGGCTTCAAGGCCCTGGCCCTCGCCGCGGCGGTGAACTTCTTCGACCCGCGCAACCCGGACCGCACGCTCGGAGACGGCGCCGCGCTGTGGAACCCGGCGGCCAGCACGCAGGACTTCACGATCGCGCTGACCGACGCGGCGGGTCGGACCGCCACGGTGTCCGCGGCCGACCCGCGGTTCGGCAACGCGCTGCACCCGACGGTCGGATCGACGACCTCGAAGGTCCACATCCTGCTCAACGAGATCCGGGTGCCGCTGTCGGTGTTCGCCGGGCAGGGCCTCGACCTCGGCGCCGTCCGCAGGCTCGAGCTGCGCTTCGGCGAGGCGGGCAAGCCCGCGACCGGCTCGATCCAGCTCGCCGACGTGCGCTTCCAGGAGGCCACCACCGGCTCCCCGGTGTTCGCCGAGACGACGCGCAACGGCCCCGCCTCCGGCCCGACCCGCGGCCCGGACCCGATGGCGATCATCGACGCGACGCAGCGCGTCAGCACCGCGGTGGCCGGTGACGTGATCGGCCTCTTCGGCGCGACCACCGTCCGCACGGGCGCGGCGTGCACCGACCGGGTCGCCCCGTCGCTGGCGCTCGGCCGGATCGCGGTCACCGGCGGGCGGCTGACGCTGCGCGGCACCGCCCGTGACCGCGGCTGCCGCTCCACCGCGCCGCGCACGGTGCTCGTGTCGCTGACGCGGGCGGCCGGCGCGGGCCGCTGCCGCTTCGTCACCCCGTCCGGCCGGCTCTCGCGGGTCCTGCCGTGCGGCCTGGCGAGCTCGTTCGTCGCGACCGGCACGCGGAGCTTCCGCCTGAAGCTCGCGCGCCGGCTGGGCGCGGGTCGCTACACGGTCACGGTCCGGGCGCTCGACGCGGCCGGGAACGTCGCGGCCCGCACCGCACGGGTGACCGTCCGCTAG
- a CDS encoding NUDIX hydrolase → MSPAPPSPEAPDAGALPALRSRLLDPRDAAGLSVHGRTTAAVLVPLYVQDGRLHAVFTRRRDDLRRHPGEISFPGGRRDDADADLLVTALREAEEEIGLPREDVEILGALQPTPTIATNYAVYPFVGLIEPGHVWTPSDGEVAEILELSLPDLVAGHGRERLVRRGVPFRTDVYVVDRHLIWGATARILHDLLERLPAAVV, encoded by the coding sequence GTGTCTCCCGCGCCTCCCTCGCCTGAGGCGCCGGACGCGGGGGCGCTCCCCGCGCTGCGCTCCCGGCTGCTCGACCCGCGCGACGCGGCCGGCCTGTCCGTGCACGGCCGCACGACCGCGGCGGTGCTCGTGCCGCTGTACGTGCAGGACGGCCGCCTGCACGCCGTCTTCACGCGCCGCCGGGACGACCTGCGCCGCCATCCCGGGGAGATCAGCTTCCCGGGCGGCCGCCGCGACGACGCCGACGCCGACCTGCTGGTGACGGCGCTGCGCGAGGCGGAGGAGGAGATCGGGCTGCCGCGCGAGGACGTCGAGATCCTCGGCGCGCTGCAGCCGACCCCGACGATCGCGACGAACTACGCGGTGTATCCGTTCGTCGGGCTGATCGAGCCCGGGCACGTGTGGACGCCGAGCGACGGGGAGGTCGCCGAGATCCTCGAGCTGTCGCTCCCGGATCTCGTCGCCGGGCACGGTCGCGAGCGGCTCGTCCGCCGCGGGGTGCCGTTCCGCACCGACGTGTACGTCGTCGACCGGCACCTGATCTGGGGCGCGACCGCGCGCATCCTGCACGACCTGCTCGAGCGGCTCCCGGCTGCGGTCGTCTGA
- a CDS encoding RNA polymerase sigma factor translates to MSLPPFQRFLDAQAADVHRFLVAAVGAVDADDCFQETFVSALRAYPRLREDSDLRAWVLTIAHRKALDHHRARARRAIPASDRMPEPVAPAQPSALDRDRGLWARVHELPRKQRAAVLLRFAGDLSHREVAQALGCSEEAARRSAHEGLKKLREELSA, encoded by the coding sequence GTGAGCCTTCCGCCGTTCCAGCGATTCCTCGACGCCCAGGCGGCCGACGTGCACCGCTTCCTCGTCGCCGCGGTCGGCGCCGTGGACGCCGACGACTGCTTCCAGGAGACGTTCGTCAGCGCCCTGCGCGCCTACCCGCGGCTGCGGGAGGACTCCGACCTGCGCGCGTGGGTCCTGACGATCGCCCACCGCAAGGCGCTGGACCACCACCGTGCCCGCGCCCGCCGGGCGATCCCCGCGTCGGACCGGATGCCCGAGCCGGTGGCGCCCGCCCAACCGTCCGCCCTGGACCGCGACCGCGGTCTGTGGGCGCGCGTGCACGAGCTGCCGCGCAAGCAACGCGCCGCGGTGCTGCTGCGGTTCGCCGGCGACCTGAGCCACCGCGAGGTCGCGCAGGCGCTGGGCTGCAGCGAGGAGGCGGCGCGCCGCTCCGCCCACGAAGGACTGAAGAAGCTGCGAGAGGAGCTGTCCGCATGA
- a CDS encoding OsmC family protein, translating into MKVISTRSGTFKQTVKIRGHQLVADEPTDLGGQDAGPTPEELLAAALASCTAITMEMYAQRKGWDVAGLEVSCEFQASERGKPTTFELDLRMPAHLDDEQVERLRVIAAKCPVHRTLDGEVMFDERVSRASLA; encoded by the coding sequence ATGAAGGTCATCTCGACGCGCTCCGGCACGTTCAAGCAGACGGTGAAGATCCGCGGCCACCAGCTCGTGGCCGACGAGCCGACCGATCTCGGCGGCCAGGACGCCGGCCCGACGCCGGAGGAGCTGCTGGCCGCGGCGCTGGCCTCCTGCACCGCGATCACCATGGAGATGTACGCGCAGCGCAAGGGCTGGGACGTGGCGGGCCTGGAGGTCAGCTGCGAGTTCCAGGCCTCCGAGCGCGGCAAGCCGACGACGTTCGAGCTCGATCTCCGCATGCCCGCCCATCTCGACGACGAGCAGGTCGAGCGCCTGCGCGTGATCGCGGCGAAGTGCCCGGTGCACCGCACGCTCGACGGCGAGGTCATGTTCGACGAGCGTGTCTCCCGCGCCTCCCTCGCCTGA
- a CDS encoding CAP domain-containing protein, protein MPKLPRTSRAAVICALVASAAALLPSPARAADAILPSLPICLDTVVLPPIGTCVPAPTPTPSPTPAPEEPAPTPPASPGRCADRNLQPTAATIARVERATLCLLNRERTKRGRARLRAQPTLAGVADRYAAQMVREGFFAHVSPAGTTMLARIRRTGYLEGDIARWSVGENLAWGTGRISTPARIVKAWMASPGHKRNILDRSYREIGVGVVLGVPEDPSRGATYVTEFGHRVRR, encoded by the coding sequence ATGCCCAAGCTCCCGCGCACCTCCCGCGCGGCGGTGATCTGCGCCCTCGTGGCGAGCGCCGCCGCCCTGCTCCCGTCCCCCGCCCGGGCGGCGGACGCGATCCTCCCGTCGCTGCCGATCTGCCTGGACACGGTCGTGCTGCCGCCGATCGGCACGTGCGTCCCGGCCCCGACCCCGACGCCCTCCCCGACGCCGGCGCCCGAGGAGCCGGCGCCCACGCCGCCGGCGAGCCCGGGCCGCTGCGCGGACCGCAACCTGCAGCCGACCGCGGCGACGATCGCGCGCGTGGAGCGGGCGACGCTCTGCCTGCTCAACCGCGAGCGCACGAAGCGCGGCCGCGCACGCCTGCGCGCGCAGCCGACGCTCGCCGGGGTCGCGGACCGGTACGCGGCGCAGATGGTCCGGGAGGGCTTCTTCGCGCACGTGTCCCCCGCCGGCACGACGATGCTCGCGCGGATCCGGCGCACCGGGTACCTCGAGGGCGACATCGCGCGCTGGTCGGTCGGGGAGAACCTGGCCTGGGGCACCGGGAGGATCTCGACGCCCGCCCGCATCGTGAAGGCCTGGATGGCCTCCCCGGGGCACAAGCGCAACATCCTCGACCGCAGCTACCGCGAGATCGGCGTCGGGGTCGTGCTCGGCGTCCCGGAGGATCCCTCGCGCGGTGCCACCTACGTCACCGAGTTCGGGCATCGCGTGCGCCGCTGA